The Actinomyces sp. oral taxon 414 genome has a segment encoding these proteins:
- a CDS encoding Gfo/Idh/MocA family protein, translating into MADTLRVGLIGLGSMGRHHARVIRATPGMELVAVADPGGDRFGVAGPLPLLPDVEALIGVGLDAAVVAVPTIHHEEVALALARAGVHTLVEKPVAHDAAAGRRVADAFAERGLVGAVGYVERCNPALRALRERLDAGELGRVYQVLTRRQGPFPARISDVGVVKDLATHDIDLTAWVAGAPYESVHARVAHRSGRANEDMVLATGRLANGVIVSHTVNWLTPFKERVTVVTGEKGAFVADTLTGDLTFHANGTVASTWDQVAAFRGVSEGDVIRYAIPKREPLALEQERFRDAVRGVGHEHVTMAEGADTLAVVEAVLTSASENRVVGL; encoded by the coding sequence ATGGCGGACACCCTGCGCGTGGGCCTGATCGGCCTGGGGTCCATGGGCCGCCACCACGCCCGCGTCATCCGCGCCACCCCCGGCATGGAGCTCGTGGCCGTGGCCGACCCGGGCGGCGACCGCTTCGGCGTCGCCGGCCCTCTGCCCCTCCTGCCGGACGTGGAGGCCCTCATCGGCGTCGGGCTCGACGCCGCCGTGGTGGCCGTGCCCACCATCCACCACGAGGAGGTCGCCCTGGCCCTGGCGCGGGCGGGCGTGCACACCCTGGTGGAGAAGCCCGTCGCCCACGACGCCGCCGCGGGCCGGCGCGTCGCCGACGCCTTCGCCGAGCGCGGGCTCGTGGGCGCCGTCGGCTACGTGGAGCGCTGCAACCCGGCCCTGCGGGCCCTGCGCGAGCGCCTGGACGCCGGCGAGCTCGGCCGGGTCTACCAGGTCCTCACCCGCCGCCAGGGGCCCTTCCCCGCGCGCATTAGCGACGTCGGCGTCGTCAAGGACCTGGCCACCCACGACATCGACCTGACCGCCTGGGTGGCCGGGGCCCCCTACGAGTCGGTCCACGCCCGGGTGGCCCACCGCTCGGGGCGGGCGAACGAGGACATGGTGCTGGCCACCGGGCGCCTGGCCAACGGCGTCATCGTCTCCCACACGGTCAACTGGCTCACCCCCTTCAAGGAGCGGGTCACCGTCGTGACCGGGGAGAAGGGCGCCTTCGTGGCCGACACCCTCACCGGGGACCTCACCTTCCACGCCAACGGCACCGTGGCCTCCACCTGGGACCAGGTCGCCGCCTTCCGCGGGGTCAGCGAGGGCGACGTCATCCGCTACGCCATCCCCAAGCGCGAGCCCCTGGCCCTGGAGCAAGAGCGCTTCCGCGACGCCGTGCGCGGCGTCGGCCACGAGCACGTCACCATGGCCGAGGGGGCGGACACCCTCGCCGTCGTCGAGGCGGTCCTGACCTCGGCCAGCGAGAACCGGGTGGTCGGGCTCTGA
- a CDS encoding DegT/DnrJ/EryC1/StrS family aminotransferase, with protein MSLEFIPAARPLIGAEERAAVDAVLAGGMVVQGSQVAAFEEEFSARVVGGAHCVAVNSGTSAQHLAALATGAGADRSAEVIVPSFTFAATANSVAITGARPVFADIDPVTFTLDPASVEAAVTERTIAIEVVHLYGLPANMPEILDIARRHDLAVWEDCAQAHAAAIGDTPVGAFGAWGSFSFYPTKNMTSLEGGMVATADAGLARRVRLLRNQGMERQYANEVVGLNNRMTDVAAAVGRVQLTKLAGWTAARRANAAVLDAGLAGAPGVVTPHVPHGYTHVYHQYTIRLEGASAAERDEVAKVLREQWRVGTGVYYPIPNHRLPSLAPYAPGVDLPGTEKAARECLSLPVHPSLSEADLERIVRAVGAAVTAGA; from the coding sequence ATGTCACTGGAGTTCATTCCCGCGGCCAGGCCGCTGATAGGCGCCGAGGAGCGGGCCGCGGTCGACGCCGTCCTGGCCGGCGGCATGGTGGTCCAGGGCTCGCAGGTGGCGGCCTTCGAGGAGGAGTTCTCCGCCCGGGTGGTGGGCGGCGCCCACTGCGTGGCGGTCAACTCCGGCACCTCCGCCCAGCACCTGGCGGCCCTGGCCACCGGGGCGGGCGCCGACCGCAGCGCCGAGGTGATCGTGCCCTCCTTCACCTTCGCCGCGACCGCCAACTCGGTGGCCATCACCGGGGCCCGCCCGGTCTTCGCCGATATCGACCCGGTCACCTTCACCCTCGACCCGGCGAGCGTCGAGGCGGCCGTCACGGAGCGCACCATCGCCATCGAGGTCGTCCACCTCTACGGCCTGCCGGCCAATATGCCCGAGATCCTCGACATCGCCCGGCGCCACGACCTGGCCGTGTGGGAGGACTGCGCCCAGGCCCACGCCGCCGCCATCGGGGACACCCCCGTGGGCGCCTTCGGCGCCTGGGGCTCCTTCTCCTTCTACCCCACCAAGAACATGACCTCCCTGGAGGGCGGCATGGTGGCCACCGCCGACGCCGGGCTGGCGCGCCGGGTGCGCCTGCTGCGCAACCAGGGCATGGAGCGCCAGTACGCCAACGAGGTCGTGGGCCTCAACAACCGCATGACGGACGTGGCCGCCGCCGTCGGCCGCGTCCAGCTGACCAAGTTGGCCGGGTGGACCGCGGCCCGCCGGGCCAACGCCGCCGTCCTGGACGCGGGCCTGGCCGGCGCCCCCGGCGTCGTCACCCCGCACGTGCCCCACGGCTACACTCACGTCTACCACCAGTACACCATCCGCCTGGAGGGGGCGAGCGCGGCCGAGCGCGACGAGGTCGCCAAGGTCCTGCGCGAGCAGTGGCGGGTGGGCACCGGCGTGTACTACCCCATCCCCAACCACCGCCTACCCTCCCTGGCGCCCTACGCGCCGGGCGTGGACCTGCCGGGCACTGAGAAGGCCGCTCGCGAGTGCCTGTCCCTGCCGGTCCACCCCTCGCTGAGCGAGGCGGACCTGGAACGGATCGTGCGGGCCGTGGGCGCGGCCGTGACGGCGGGGGCCTGA
- a CDS encoding acyltransferase produces the protein MSTRIDPSADVSEQAVIGEGSSIWHLAQVREHAVLGAGCIVGRGAYIGEGARLGDNCKVQNYALVYEPARLGDGVFIGPAVVLTNDHFPRAVNPDGTLKSASDWEAVGVTIGTGAAIGARAVCVAPVTIGEWAMVAAGAVVTRDVPAHALVAGVPARRIGWVGRAGLPLEAVADGEAALSAGTRRWRCPRTGSVFEEHDDTIREVAD, from the coding sequence ATGAGCACACGCATCGACCCGTCCGCAGACGTCTCCGAGCAGGCCGTCATCGGCGAGGGCTCCAGCATCTGGCACCTGGCGCAGGTGCGCGAGCACGCCGTCCTGGGCGCGGGCTGCATCGTGGGGCGCGGCGCCTACATCGGCGAGGGGGCGCGCCTGGGGGACAACTGCAAGGTCCAGAACTACGCCCTCGTCTACGAACCGGCCCGCCTGGGCGACGGCGTGTTCATCGGACCCGCCGTCGTCCTGACCAACGACCACTTCCCGCGCGCCGTCAACCCGGACGGCACCCTCAAATCCGCCTCCGACTGGGAGGCCGTGGGGGTGACCATTGGCACGGGCGCGGCCATTGGCGCACGCGCCGTGTGCGTGGCGCCGGTGACCATCGGCGAATGGGCCATGGTCGCCGCCGGCGCCGTGGTGACCAGGGACGTGCCCGCGCACGCGCTGGTGGCCGGCGTCCCGGCCCGGCGCATCGGCTGGGTGGGGCGCGCCGGGCTGCCCCTGGAGGCCGTGGCCGACGGCGAGGCGGCCCTCTCCGCCGGGACCCGCCGGTGGCGCTGTCCGCGGACGGGTAGTGTCTTCGAGGAGCACGACGACACGATCCGGGAGGTTGCCGACTGA